A part of Primulina eburnea isolate SZY01 chromosome 10, ASM2296580v1, whole genome shotgun sequence genomic DNA contains:
- the LOC140842800 gene encoding protein NCA1-like, with amino-acid sequence MKPVCPFIKASQPDDASIKEPCENQHKQQWTNDTTPQKDSTISPKCPYGYDSQTFKLGPLSCMICQALLFECNKCVPCSHVYCKACVSRFKDCPLCGADIVKIEDDPNLQAVVDRFIDGHARIKRSQVDTDKEEKEGGKKNVIYEDVSLERGAFLVQQAMRALRANNIGSAKSRLSICVEDVREQLERFGDTPELCSQLGAVLGMLGDCCRATGDASAAISYFEESVSFLTKVPTDDLEITHTHSVSLNKIGDLKFYEGDLQAARSYYFKALEVRRNAIKYHSNVSSLVIDVATSLAKVADVDRNLANEDTAIAGFQDGIKLLESLSIRAEEVDLEQRRLSVLEFLNSQLAK; translated from the exons ATGAAACCTGTCTGTCCTTTTATTAAAGCTTCGCAGCCTGATGATGCGTCTATTAAAGAACCTTGTGAAAACCAACATAAACAGCAGTGGACTAATGATACCACACCTCAGAAAGATTCAACAATTAGTCCCAAGTGCCCCTACGGATACGATTCTCAGACATTTAAGTTAGGCCCTCTCAGCTGCATGATATGTCAAGCACTTCTTTTTGAATGTAACAAGTGTGTGCCTTGTTCCCATGTATACTGCAA AGCTTGTGTATCACGCTTCAAGGATTGTCCTTTATGTGGTGCTGACATTGTGAAGATTGAAGACGATCCTAATCTTCAGGCTGTAGTTGATCGCTTTATTGATGGTCATGCAAGGATCAAGAGGTCTCAAGTTGATACTGACAAGGAAGAAAAGGAAGGTGGAAAGAAAAATGTGATATATGAGGATGTGTCCCTTGAGAGAGGTGCTTTCTTGGTGCAGCAGGCCATGAgg GCACTTCGTGCTAATAACATAGGAAGTGCAAAATCAAGGCTTAGCATATGTGTGGAAGATGTTAGAGAACAACTggaaagatttggagacactccTGAGTTATGCTCTCAGTTGGGTGCAGTTTTAGGTATGCTCGGTGATTGCTG TCGAGCAACTGGAGATGCTAGTGCTGCAATATCATACTTTGAGGAGAGTGTCAGCTTCCTTACAAAAGTACCGACGGATGATTTGGAG ATAACACATACACATTCTGTTTCTCTCAATAAAATTGGGGACCTGAAGTTCTACGAGGGGGATTTACAGGCTGCAAGATCCTATTATTTCAAGGCTTTGGAAGTTCGCCGTAATGCAATCAAGTACCATTCAAACGTTTCATCGCTG GTTATAGACGTAGCTACATCACTGGCAAAAGTGGCTGATGTTGATAGAAACCTTGCTAACGAGGACACAGCTATCGCTGGCTTTCAGGACGGCATTAAATTGTTGGAATCTCTATCAATAAGAGCTGAGGAAGTTGATCTTGAACAACGG CGTCTTTCGGTGCTGGAGTTCCTCAACAGCCAACTTGCAAAATGA